From a region of the Hemibagrus wyckioides isolate EC202008001 linkage group LG06, SWU_Hwy_1.0, whole genome shotgun sequence genome:
- the LOC131354373 gene encoding tripartite motif-containing protein 16-like encodes MAEASISVDQDQFSCPVCLDLLKDPVAIPCGHSFCKVCINGCWDQEDQKGVYSCPQCRDTFTPRPVLRRNNMLAEVVEKLKKIEVQAASPAHCYAGPGDVECDFCTGRKHKAIKSCLICVASLCETHLKSHLDIPALKKHTLTEASGNLQEKICSEHDEVLKIYCRTDQRCICSLCMLDKHKGHDAVSVAAGRAEKQRELKEDQMKFQQRIQEKQKKVQELKQTVNTIKLSAQTAVDDNERIFTEMISSMEKKRSEVTELIRAQEKAELSRAERLLEQLEQEIADLQRRVTELEQLSHTHDHIHFLQALASGRRSPPLNRPEFAMSSITVPQHLSFDGVRNSLSDLKKRLEEFCAEEFNKIPPHAAAVQIISPPEPQSREEFLKYFCDLTLDPNTTHPNLILSEKNRVVRYSEREQQYSDHPERFDYWYQVLCKESVCGRCYWEVEWSGGVYISVSYKDISRKGLGNECGFGNNNQSWSLECSSSSFLSFYHNNIETDLRVPSSSRIGVYVDHSAGTLSFYSVSDTMKLLHRVHTTFTQPLYAGFLVCLRSEVRLCDPE; translated from the exons ATGGCTGAAGCCAGTATTTCAGTAGATCAGGATCAGTTcagctgtccagtgtgtctggatctcctgaaggatCCGGTGGCTATCccctgtggtcacagtttctgtaaggtgtgtattaatggctgctgggatcaggaggatcagaagggcgtctacagctgtcctcagtgcagagacactttcactccaaggcctgttctacgcagaaacaacatgctggctgaagtggtggagaaactgaagaagattgaagtccaagctgcttctcctgctcactgttacgctggacctggagatgtggagtgtgatttctgcaccgggagaaaacacaaagccatcAAGTCCTGTCTGATCTGTGTGGCTTCGCTTTGTGAAACTCATCTGAAATCTCATTTAGATATTCCTGCtttgaaaaaacacacattaactgAAGCCTCTGGAAATCTacaagagaagatctgctctgaacatgatGAAGTGTTGAAGATCTACTGTCGTACTGATCAAAGGTGTATTTGCTCTTTGTGCATGTTGGATAAACATAAAGGTCATGACGCTGTATCAGTTGCAGCAGGAAGAGCTGAGAAACAG AGAGAGTTAAAGGAGGATcagatgaaattccagcagagaatccaggagaagcagaagaaggtgcaggagctgaaacagactgtgaacactataaag ctcagtgcacagacagcagtagatgacaatgagaggatctttactgagatgatcagctccatggagaaaaagcgctcggaggtgacggagctgatcagagctcaggagaaggctgaactgagtcgagctgaacgactcctggagcaactggagcaggagattgctgatcttcagaggagagtcactgagctggagcagctttcacacacacacgatcacatccatttcctccag GCTTTAGCTTCTGGACGTCGGTCTCCTCCATTAAACAGACCAGAGTTTGCCATGTCTAGCATCACTGTCCCTCAACATCTGtcatttgatggagtgaggaattctctctcagatctgaagaagagactggaggaattctgtgcggaggaattcaacaaaatccctccacatg ctgcagcagttcagatcatttcaccaccagagccacagagcagagaagagtttctgaaat atttctgtgatctgactctggatcccaacACGACACATCCTAACCTCATTCTatctgagaagaacagagtggtgagatacagtgagagagagcagcagtactctgatcatccagagagatttgactaCTGGTAtcaggtgttgtgtaaggagagtgtgtgtggacgctgttactgggaggtggagtggagcggTGGTGTGTAcatatcagtctcatataaagacatcagcaggaaaggacTGGGTAATGAGTGTGGGTTTGGAAACAACaatcagtcctggagtctggagtgttcttcttcttcttttctctctttctatcacaacaacattgagactgatctcagagttccatcatcctccagaataggagtttatgtggatcacagtgcaggaactctgtccttctacagcgtctctgacaccatgaagctcctccacagagtccacaccacattcactcagcctctatacgCTGGGTTCTTGGTTTGTTTACGATCAGAAGTGAGGTTGTGTGATCCAGAATAA